The Rhododendron vialii isolate Sample 1 chromosome 8a, ASM3025357v1 genome has a window encoding:
- the LOC131298352 gene encoding F-box protein At4g35930 isoform X1, whose protein sequence is MMGKVALKDKKSKTPKQKRRMRNSSNKYLKPGALAQLRYNKALAAKSCTDLGKKRVAVLDGPETDNSLALENKGICGSPSMLSPERFGFSLVAGPFDMINNRNDVLTTPKTPCAEEFECDSRLESLPIDLLVKILCHLHHDQLRAVFHVSKRVRKAVVIARQFHFNYTTPDRSRQEMLRAMTPLPTEHWPFLGKRDGKGIWIPSPHTPKAPKHGPRPPTRVKCTEMRQIAAVLFQESTFPSRYMVPSVLAKPLCKSLVSNRNRVLFYEDELCQAVAQNKLR, encoded by the exons AT GATGGGAAAAGTCGCTCTGAAAGATAAGAAATCAAAGACTCCAAAACAGAAAAGGCGGATGCGAAACTCAAGCAACAAGTATCTGAAGCCAGGTGCTCTTGCTCAGCTTCGTTACAATAAAGCGTTGGCCGCCAAATCTTGTACAGATCTCGGGAAGAAAAGGGTTGCTGTGTTGGATGGCCCAGAGACAGACAATTCGTTAGCGCTTGAGAACAAGGGTATTTGTGGGAGCCCTTCGATGTTATCGCCTGAAAGGTTTGGGTTTAGTCTGGTGGCTGGACCATTTGATATGATTAACAACAGGAATGATGTGCTGACAACACCGAAAACCCCTTGTGCTGAAGAGTTCGAGTGCGACTCAAGGCTTGAGTCTCTGCCAATTGATTTACTG GTCAAAATACTCTGCCACCTGCACCATGACCAACTCCGAGCAGTTTTCCATGTCTCCAAGAGAGTCAGAAAGGCT GTTGTGATAGCTAGGCAGTTCCACTTCAACTACACTACTCCAGATCGGTCTCGCCAAGAGATGTTAAGGGCAATGACTCCACTCCCCACAGAACACTGGCCTTTTCTAGG CAAGAGAGATGGAAAGGGTATCTGGATTCCTAGCCCACACACCCCTAAAGCACCAAAGCATGGACCCCGCCCGCCTACCCGTGTCAAGTGCACCGAGATGCGCCAGATTGCTGCTGTTCTTTTCCAGGAATCCACATTCCCTTCAAGATACATGGTGCCTTCTGTTTTAGCAAAGCCCCTATGCAAATCCTTGGTTTCCAATCGGAATCGAGTTCTATTCTACGAGGATGAGTTATGTCAGGCTGTTGCTCAGAATAAACTTCGTTGA
- the LOC131298352 gene encoding F-box protein At4g35930 isoform X2, with amino-acid sequence MGKVALKDKKSKTPKQKRRMRNSSNKYLKPGALAQLRYNKALAAKSCTDLGKKRVAVLDGPETDNSLALENKGICGSPSMLSPERFGFSLVAGPFDMINNRNDVLTTPKTPCAEEFECDSRLESLPIDLLVKILCHLHHDQLRAVFHVSKRVRKAVVIARQFHFNYTTPDRSRQEMLRAMTPLPTEHWPFLGKRDGKGIWIPSPHTPKAPKHGPRPPTRVKCTEMRQIAAVLFQESTFPSRYMVPSVLAKPLCKSLVSNRNRVLFYEDELCQAVAQNKLR; translated from the exons ATGGGAAAAGTCGCTCTGAAAGATAAGAAATCAAAGACTCCAAAACAGAAAAGGCGGATGCGAAACTCAAGCAACAAGTATCTGAAGCCAGGTGCTCTTGCTCAGCTTCGTTACAATAAAGCGTTGGCCGCCAAATCTTGTACAGATCTCGGGAAGAAAAGGGTTGCTGTGTTGGATGGCCCAGAGACAGACAATTCGTTAGCGCTTGAGAACAAGGGTATTTGTGGGAGCCCTTCGATGTTATCGCCTGAAAGGTTTGGGTTTAGTCTGGTGGCTGGACCATTTGATATGATTAACAACAGGAATGATGTGCTGACAACACCGAAAACCCCTTGTGCTGAAGAGTTCGAGTGCGACTCAAGGCTTGAGTCTCTGCCAATTGATTTACTG GTCAAAATACTCTGCCACCTGCACCATGACCAACTCCGAGCAGTTTTCCATGTCTCCAAGAGAGTCAGAAAGGCT GTTGTGATAGCTAGGCAGTTCCACTTCAACTACACTACTCCAGATCGGTCTCGCCAAGAGATGTTAAGGGCAATGACTCCACTCCCCACAGAACACTGGCCTTTTCTAGG CAAGAGAGATGGAAAGGGTATCTGGATTCCTAGCCCACACACCCCTAAAGCACCAAAGCATGGACCCCGCCCGCCTACCCGTGTCAAGTGCACCGAGATGCGCCAGATTGCTGCTGTTCTTTTCCAGGAATCCACATTCCCTTCAAGATACATGGTGCCTTCTGTTTTAGCAAAGCCCCTATGCAAATCCTTGGTTTCCAATCGGAATCGAGTTCTATTCTACGAGGATGAGTTATGTCAGGCTGTTGCTCAGAATAAACTTCGTTGA
- the LOC131298353 gene encoding protein FREE1-like isoform X3: MQQSDTPSSYYQYYQSHLQNPNPNLIDPSLASAPPVSSTYSPSDYSPYSNPSTYPPYPQYTDHAPNYPPNPNPQPYDFPHLNPQTTPYYPHDQNQAAVNYDQPALNYDQPAPSYDYTNASYNDSNQNSSFSSNLFSSVPDYGTNTGYGDEGKQRAEIGSGYDYGMDGVYAYKGGKVAPYGAGGSGSGSGPGLNSSGVIFDDYGRPIGLANGKEKNGSGISGKVEKAIPKSVAQEDVYSGVQKFRVKLLSEGVGQSDVDVLCQIGLDGIRILDLATSRTLRIYPLETVIRCEVLDSYIFAFWAKTSIDVEPRRIRLKSNSYTANNILDTVTAATFQIKEMGGRNKPSDISKVSEQPSEKKKGFVDWVNLMKPSTEEKDHWIPDEAVAKCKSCGTDFGAFVRRHHCRNCGGIFCDKCTQGRIALTADEAATVRVCDQCMAEVTQRLTNAKETAGKVAAFQSHEDLAKTLKEEMEKNRKTSTGLTFNGSGTRMKEVACPTCTVHLQVQVPASGSETIDCSVCQHPFLVNAH, from the exons ATGCAGCAAAGCGATACACCCTCTTCCTATTACCAATACTACCAATCCCacctccaaaaccctaaccctaacctcATCGATCCTTCCTTGGCTTCTGCCCCTCCGGTTTCCTCCACTTACTCTCCCTCCGATTACTCCCCTTATTCTAATCCTTCCACTTACCCTCCATATCCTCAATACACCGATCATGCCCCCAATTACCCACCAAATCCTAATCCTCAACCCTATGATTTCCCTCACCTCAATCCCCAGACGACGCCGTATTACCCGCATGATCAGAATCAAGCCGCTGTGAATTACGATCAACCGGCTCTGAATTACGATCAACCCGCTCCGAGTTACGATTATACAAACGCTAGCTACAATGATTCCAATCAAAATTCGTCATTTTCGTCGAATTTGTTTTCATCGGTCCCGGATTACG GAACAAATACAGGTTATGGAGATGAGGGTAAGCAGAGGGCGGAGATTGGATCAGGGTATGATTATGGAATGGATGGTGTGTATGCATATAAGGGGGGAAAGGTTGCACCTTATGGTGCTGGAGGAAGCGGGTCTGGTTCGGGTCCAGGTTTGAATTCTTCTGGTGTGATTTTTGATGATTATGGGAGGCCAATTGGTTTGGCAAATGGGAAAGAGAAAAATGGGTCTGGAATTTCGGGTAAGGTCGAGAAGGCGATCCCGAAGAGTGTGGCACAGGAGGATGTATATAGTGGTGTGCAGAAGTTTCGCGTCAAGTTATTGTCGGAAGGGGTGGGTCAGAGTGATGTTGATGTTCTTTGCCAG ATTGGATTGGATGGGATCAGAATACTTGATTTAGCAACTAGTCGAACACTACGAATATATCCACTAGAGACAGTGATAAGATGTGAA GTGCTAGATTCGTATATATTTGCCTTTTGGGCCAAAACGTCCATTGACGTTGAACCGAGGCGTATCAGGCTTAAATCTAACAGTTATACCGCAAACAACATTCTAGACACGGTGACAGCAGCAACTTTTCAG ATCAAAGAGATGGGTGGAAGAAATAAACCCTCGGATATTTCCAAGGTCTCTGAGCAACCATCTGAGAAGAAGAAAGGCTTTGTTGATTGGGTGAACTTGATGAAGCCAAGCACTGAGGAGAAAGATCACTGG ATTCCTGATGAAGCAGTTGCCAAGTGCAAGTCTTGTGGGACAGATTTCGGAGCTTTTGTGCGAAGG CATCACTGCAGAAATTGTGGGGGTATTTTCTGTGACAAATGCACCCAAGGTAGAATCGCCCTCACAGCTGATGAGGCTGCAACGGTTAGAGTCTGCGACCAGTGCATG GCAGAAGTTACCCAAAGGCTGACCAATGCAAAGGAAACAGCTGGAAAAGTCGCTGCATTTCAGAGTCACGAGGATCTTGCAAAAACACTCAAG GAGGAGATGGAAAAGAATCGCAAGACTTCCACAG GTTTGACATTCAATGGATCTGGAACGCGGATGAAGGAAGTTGCCTGTCCCACTTGCACAGTTCACTTACAG GTCCAGGTTCCAGCCTCTGGCTCCGAAACAATAGACTGCAGTGTTTGTCAGCATCCATTCCTTGTAAATGCTCATTGA
- the LOC131298353 gene encoding protein FREE1-like isoform X4 encodes MQQSDTPSSYYQYYQSHLQNPNPNLIDPSLASAPPVSSTYSPSDYSPYSNPSTYPPYPQYTDHAPNYPPNPNPQPYDFPHLNPQTTPYYPHDQNQAAVNYDQPALNYDQPAPSYDYTNASYNDSNQNSSFSSNLFSSVPDYGYGDEGKQRAEIGSGYDYGMDGVYAYKGGKVAPYGAGGSGSGSGPGLNSSGVIFDDYGRPIGLANGKEKNGSGISGKVEKAIPKSVAQEDVYSGVQKFRVKLLSEGVGQSDVDVLCQIGLDGIRILDLATSRTLRIYPLETVIRCEVLDSYIFAFWAKTSIDVEPRRIRLKSNSYTANNILDTVTAATFQIKEMGGRNKPSDISKVSEQPSEKKKGFVDWVNLMKPSTEEKDHWIPDEAVAKCKSCGTDFGAFVRRHHCRNCGGIFCDKCTQGRIALTADEAATVRVCDQCMAEVTQRLTNAKETAGKVAAFQSHEDLAKTLKEEMEKNRKTSTGLTFNGSGTRMKEVACPTCTVHLQVQVPASGSETIDCSVCQHPFLVNAH; translated from the exons ATGCAGCAAAGCGATACACCCTCTTCCTATTACCAATACTACCAATCCCacctccaaaaccctaaccctaacctcATCGATCCTTCCTTGGCTTCTGCCCCTCCGGTTTCCTCCACTTACTCTCCCTCCGATTACTCCCCTTATTCTAATCCTTCCACTTACCCTCCATATCCTCAATACACCGATCATGCCCCCAATTACCCACCAAATCCTAATCCTCAACCCTATGATTTCCCTCACCTCAATCCCCAGACGACGCCGTATTACCCGCATGATCAGAATCAAGCCGCTGTGAATTACGATCAACCGGCTCTGAATTACGATCAACCCGCTCCGAGTTACGATTATACAAACGCTAGCTACAATGATTCCAATCAAAATTCGTCATTTTCGTCGAATTTGTTTTCATCGGTCCCGGATTACG GTTATGGAGATGAGGGTAAGCAGAGGGCGGAGATTGGATCAGGGTATGATTATGGAATGGATGGTGTGTATGCATATAAGGGGGGAAAGGTTGCACCTTATGGTGCTGGAGGAAGCGGGTCTGGTTCGGGTCCAGGTTTGAATTCTTCTGGTGTGATTTTTGATGATTATGGGAGGCCAATTGGTTTGGCAAATGGGAAAGAGAAAAATGGGTCTGGAATTTCGGGTAAGGTCGAGAAGGCGATCCCGAAGAGTGTGGCACAGGAGGATGTATATAGTGGTGTGCAGAAGTTTCGCGTCAAGTTATTGTCGGAAGGGGTGGGTCAGAGTGATGTTGATGTTCTTTGCCAG ATTGGATTGGATGGGATCAGAATACTTGATTTAGCAACTAGTCGAACACTACGAATATATCCACTAGAGACAGTGATAAGATGTGAA GTGCTAGATTCGTATATATTTGCCTTTTGGGCCAAAACGTCCATTGACGTTGAACCGAGGCGTATCAGGCTTAAATCTAACAGTTATACCGCAAACAACATTCTAGACACGGTGACAGCAGCAACTTTTCAG ATCAAAGAGATGGGTGGAAGAAATAAACCCTCGGATATTTCCAAGGTCTCTGAGCAACCATCTGAGAAGAAGAAAGGCTTTGTTGATTGGGTGAACTTGATGAAGCCAAGCACTGAGGAGAAAGATCACTGG ATTCCTGATGAAGCAGTTGCCAAGTGCAAGTCTTGTGGGACAGATTTCGGAGCTTTTGTGCGAAGG CATCACTGCAGAAATTGTGGGGGTATTTTCTGTGACAAATGCACCCAAGGTAGAATCGCCCTCACAGCTGATGAGGCTGCAACGGTTAGAGTCTGCGACCAGTGCATG GCAGAAGTTACCCAAAGGCTGACCAATGCAAAGGAAACAGCTGGAAAAGTCGCTGCATTTCAGAGTCACGAGGATCTTGCAAAAACACTCAAG GAGGAGATGGAAAAGAATCGCAAGACTTCCACAG GTTTGACATTCAATGGATCTGGAACGCGGATGAAGGAAGTTGCCTGTCCCACTTGCACAGTTCACTTACAG GTCCAGGTTCCAGCCTCTGGCTCCGAAACAATAGACTGCAGTGTTTGTCAGCATCCATTCCTTGTAAATGCTCATTGA
- the LOC131298353 gene encoding protein FREE1-like isoform X2, giving the protein MQQSDTPSSYYQYYQSHLQNPNPNLIDPSLASAPPVSSTYSPSDYSPYSNPSTYPPYPQYTDHAPNYPPNPNPQPYDFPHLNPQTTPYYPHDQNQAAVNYDQPALNYDQPAPSYDYTNASYNDSNQNSSFSSNLFSSVPDYGNLYGSSSNFGYGDEGKQRAEIGSGYDYGMDGVYAYKGGKVAPYGAGGSGSGSGPGLNSSGVIFDDYGRPIGLANGKEKNGSGISGKVEKAIPKSVAQEDVYSGVQKFRVKLLSEGVGQSDVDVLCQIGLDGIRILDLATSRTLRIYPLETVIRCEVLDSYIFAFWAKTSIDVEPRRIRLKSNSYTANNILDTVTAATFQIKEMGGRNKPSDISKVSEQPSEKKKGFVDWVNLMKPSTEEKDHWIPDEAVAKCKSCGTDFGAFVRRHHCRNCGGIFCDKCTQGRIALTADEAATVRVCDQCMAEVTQRLTNAKETAGKVAAFQSHEDLAKTLKEEMEKNRKTSTGLTFNGSGTRMKEVACPTCTVHLQVQVPASGSETIDCSVCQHPFLVNAH; this is encoded by the exons ATGCAGCAAAGCGATACACCCTCTTCCTATTACCAATACTACCAATCCCacctccaaaaccctaaccctaacctcATCGATCCTTCCTTGGCTTCTGCCCCTCCGGTTTCCTCCACTTACTCTCCCTCCGATTACTCCCCTTATTCTAATCCTTCCACTTACCCTCCATATCCTCAATACACCGATCATGCCCCCAATTACCCACCAAATCCTAATCCTCAACCCTATGATTTCCCTCACCTCAATCCCCAGACGACGCCGTATTACCCGCATGATCAGAATCAAGCCGCTGTGAATTACGATCAACCGGCTCTGAATTACGATCAACCCGCTCCGAGTTACGATTATACAAACGCTAGCTACAATGATTCCAATCAAAATTCGTCATTTTCGTCGAATTTGTTTTCATCGGTCCCGGATTACGGTAACTTGTACGGGAGTAGTTCAAATTTTG GTTATGGAGATGAGGGTAAGCAGAGGGCGGAGATTGGATCAGGGTATGATTATGGAATGGATGGTGTGTATGCATATAAGGGGGGAAAGGTTGCACCTTATGGTGCTGGAGGAAGCGGGTCTGGTTCGGGTCCAGGTTTGAATTCTTCTGGTGTGATTTTTGATGATTATGGGAGGCCAATTGGTTTGGCAAATGGGAAAGAGAAAAATGGGTCTGGAATTTCGGGTAAGGTCGAGAAGGCGATCCCGAAGAGTGTGGCACAGGAGGATGTATATAGTGGTGTGCAGAAGTTTCGCGTCAAGTTATTGTCGGAAGGGGTGGGTCAGAGTGATGTTGATGTTCTTTGCCAG ATTGGATTGGATGGGATCAGAATACTTGATTTAGCAACTAGTCGAACACTACGAATATATCCACTAGAGACAGTGATAAGATGTGAA GTGCTAGATTCGTATATATTTGCCTTTTGGGCCAAAACGTCCATTGACGTTGAACCGAGGCGTATCAGGCTTAAATCTAACAGTTATACCGCAAACAACATTCTAGACACGGTGACAGCAGCAACTTTTCAG ATCAAAGAGATGGGTGGAAGAAATAAACCCTCGGATATTTCCAAGGTCTCTGAGCAACCATCTGAGAAGAAGAAAGGCTTTGTTGATTGGGTGAACTTGATGAAGCCAAGCACTGAGGAGAAAGATCACTGG ATTCCTGATGAAGCAGTTGCCAAGTGCAAGTCTTGTGGGACAGATTTCGGAGCTTTTGTGCGAAGG CATCACTGCAGAAATTGTGGGGGTATTTTCTGTGACAAATGCACCCAAGGTAGAATCGCCCTCACAGCTGATGAGGCTGCAACGGTTAGAGTCTGCGACCAGTGCATG GCAGAAGTTACCCAAAGGCTGACCAATGCAAAGGAAACAGCTGGAAAAGTCGCTGCATTTCAGAGTCACGAGGATCTTGCAAAAACACTCAAG GAGGAGATGGAAAAGAATCGCAAGACTTCCACAG GTTTGACATTCAATGGATCTGGAACGCGGATGAAGGAAGTTGCCTGTCCCACTTGCACAGTTCACTTACAG GTCCAGGTTCCAGCCTCTGGCTCCGAAACAATAGACTGCAGTGTTTGTCAGCATCCATTCCTTGTAAATGCTCATTGA
- the LOC131298353 gene encoding protein FREE1-like isoform X1, with product MQQSDTPSSYYQYYQSHLQNPNPNLIDPSLASAPPVSSTYSPSDYSPYSNPSTYPPYPQYTDHAPNYPPNPNPQPYDFPHLNPQTTPYYPHDQNQAAVNYDQPALNYDQPAPSYDYTNASYNDSNQNSSFSSNLFSSVPDYGNLYGSSSNFGTNTGYGDEGKQRAEIGSGYDYGMDGVYAYKGGKVAPYGAGGSGSGSGPGLNSSGVIFDDYGRPIGLANGKEKNGSGISGKVEKAIPKSVAQEDVYSGVQKFRVKLLSEGVGQSDVDVLCQIGLDGIRILDLATSRTLRIYPLETVIRCEVLDSYIFAFWAKTSIDVEPRRIRLKSNSYTANNILDTVTAATFQIKEMGGRNKPSDISKVSEQPSEKKKGFVDWVNLMKPSTEEKDHWIPDEAVAKCKSCGTDFGAFVRRHHCRNCGGIFCDKCTQGRIALTADEAATVRVCDQCMAEVTQRLTNAKETAGKVAAFQSHEDLAKTLKEEMEKNRKTSTGLTFNGSGTRMKEVACPTCTVHLQVQVPASGSETIDCSVCQHPFLVNAH from the exons ATGCAGCAAAGCGATACACCCTCTTCCTATTACCAATACTACCAATCCCacctccaaaaccctaaccctaacctcATCGATCCTTCCTTGGCTTCTGCCCCTCCGGTTTCCTCCACTTACTCTCCCTCCGATTACTCCCCTTATTCTAATCCTTCCACTTACCCTCCATATCCTCAATACACCGATCATGCCCCCAATTACCCACCAAATCCTAATCCTCAACCCTATGATTTCCCTCACCTCAATCCCCAGACGACGCCGTATTACCCGCATGATCAGAATCAAGCCGCTGTGAATTACGATCAACCGGCTCTGAATTACGATCAACCCGCTCCGAGTTACGATTATACAAACGCTAGCTACAATGATTCCAATCAAAATTCGTCATTTTCGTCGAATTTGTTTTCATCGGTCCCGGATTACGGTAACTTGTACGGGAGTAGTTCAAATTTTG GAACAAATACAGGTTATGGAGATGAGGGTAAGCAGAGGGCGGAGATTGGATCAGGGTATGATTATGGAATGGATGGTGTGTATGCATATAAGGGGGGAAAGGTTGCACCTTATGGTGCTGGAGGAAGCGGGTCTGGTTCGGGTCCAGGTTTGAATTCTTCTGGTGTGATTTTTGATGATTATGGGAGGCCAATTGGTTTGGCAAATGGGAAAGAGAAAAATGGGTCTGGAATTTCGGGTAAGGTCGAGAAGGCGATCCCGAAGAGTGTGGCACAGGAGGATGTATATAGTGGTGTGCAGAAGTTTCGCGTCAAGTTATTGTCGGAAGGGGTGGGTCAGAGTGATGTTGATGTTCTTTGCCAG ATTGGATTGGATGGGATCAGAATACTTGATTTAGCAACTAGTCGAACACTACGAATATATCCACTAGAGACAGTGATAAGATGTGAA GTGCTAGATTCGTATATATTTGCCTTTTGGGCCAAAACGTCCATTGACGTTGAACCGAGGCGTATCAGGCTTAAATCTAACAGTTATACCGCAAACAACATTCTAGACACGGTGACAGCAGCAACTTTTCAG ATCAAAGAGATGGGTGGAAGAAATAAACCCTCGGATATTTCCAAGGTCTCTGAGCAACCATCTGAGAAGAAGAAAGGCTTTGTTGATTGGGTGAACTTGATGAAGCCAAGCACTGAGGAGAAAGATCACTGG ATTCCTGATGAAGCAGTTGCCAAGTGCAAGTCTTGTGGGACAGATTTCGGAGCTTTTGTGCGAAGG CATCACTGCAGAAATTGTGGGGGTATTTTCTGTGACAAATGCACCCAAGGTAGAATCGCCCTCACAGCTGATGAGGCTGCAACGGTTAGAGTCTGCGACCAGTGCATG GCAGAAGTTACCCAAAGGCTGACCAATGCAAAGGAAACAGCTGGAAAAGTCGCTGCATTTCAGAGTCACGAGGATCTTGCAAAAACACTCAAG GAGGAGATGGAAAAGAATCGCAAGACTTCCACAG GTTTGACATTCAATGGATCTGGAACGCGGATGAAGGAAGTTGCCTGTCCCACTTGCACAGTTCACTTACAG GTCCAGGTTCCAGCCTCTGGCTCCGAAACAATAGACTGCAGTGTTTGTCAGCATCCATTCCTTGTAAATGCTCATTGA